agcagatattaatgcaggtgactgtaccgcGTCAAAGGCGTGACTAATTTTGATTTGAACCAAAAATTCCGATGAGTAACATTTACAGAGGTGTTTTGTCAAACTATACTTGAaaagtttaggtaattaactaaatgtaaacaaacttcagctgccagatttggcacattaaacgattttaaacattttacttatctatcattgtaatagaCACTAGACaattcaatacagaaatggaaatgtttagatagtttaatgggggaatttcaatatttaagacaccaattaaCGTTTCAAGTATAACTGTACTACTCCGACAACACGCACACACACCTACAAAACACTTTATATATTCAACGAAATACATGTCAGCGATATATTATTATGCAGACTGATTACTTACCGCAAGCTGACGCTCACTACTTACATGTCTACGAGTGAACAGGCGCGCACAAATCGGTATGACGTCACAGATACATTAAAAATGCATATGTACCAGTGTGATCGCGTCAGCACCAAATACTAAACCGATGACTATCTAGTAATGGTTTCGAAACTTTCAAacactcttaataaaataagcgataataaatataatacgcCTAAAATCTTATGAATCCAATATCCAATAGTagattattacattttaaataatttaatttaatagaattgggtagattcctgggtaaaaaatagtagactgtacaacaagagcataaaacgagccattttacccgagacgttcatattgCCACCCGAGCCGGCCGATTTTAATGCTACTCTGCTTTTCagttcgattgcgaggaaaggaAATAGCAACAATGGGAACAATTGTTCAGAATCTGCTCAGAAAATATTGGCcacatgttttttcttttgtcaatcaaacaaaaatgatAAAGAAAAGATAAAGCGAgttaaagttcgggagtgggggtaCATGACGTCACTCCTTAGGGTGGTTTTACAGTGACGCTTACGCCAGCGCGGTTCGTAAGCGCGGCCCGTAAAACTATGTAAACGATCAAGCGGACCGAACGCTAAACTATGTAACGATCCAAGagacgcaaagctcgtggccaGCGACGCTTACCAACCGCGCTAGCGtaagcctcactgtaaaaccacCCTAGTAAAAGTATGCGTGTACGTGACGTCACACTGAAGTATACCGGCTATATAATTATgcacatttttttgttaaattaacaaaagaaaaaatacgtgtctgaCATTTCTTACAAACCTAACCTACGAATAATTATAGAAACTGATGaactaaatacataatattttgagGCATGTGGCCTATTATGTTGTCGGTTTCGCGTCGTTTGTTTTTCGCTTCAGAGTGCATTCATTTGCGCATTGATACTCGAAAAACATCAGCAAATGTTGACAAAGAAACCATTTAACTACATAATCTCAGTGAGCGTTTTCTTTgtataaattcgaaagtatgCGGTCAAATACATAAAACAGCTCACAAAGCAGGTATTGTGTCAACTAAGAAGGTAGGTTATAAATATAGACTTGAAACCTTAGCTTGAAACGAAACaattgaatacggtatttgacaactcttgtATTTTACATATCCTATATtgtctattattttattatgaaaatatagctAGACTCTGGCCAACGAAAACTGTCCCAGACAATCcgcggcaaattttaaaaaatgaggctgacaacacttgctgtacactgattaaacgatgttgatacttagatgtttatttaaattatccaGGCATTAAATTATACGCGAGCGAGAtttcaagctgcatcaacattcattatagtaatgtgtgaaagttgatgatgcactttagtagtcccttggtaaattttatgacctttgtcaatGCGCATTTACGTGCAGTCCAGACGCAtccatttttggaccatttttaccagattggcattgaatatatcttctaaaaattttaattctaacataatcttataacattttccattttgaggatggtaggagattgagttaaagaaaaaaatatttatttatttcttacagcagaaatatcaaaattatctaaactgggctagaatgacaatatgacaattttgacaatctcaaaaatgataccagattaaagtttcgtaaaaaatgcgtggacagctttcgctggtcAGTCTAAACAGCCAATGTTGAGCGAAAAAAATTCGGATGAAATTTATAGCGCTTgtttaaaacgcttttctctatgcttCAGGTATGGCGCTACTcgatgtgacgtcacatgcgaGTATatatttctctgtctaatcttgaatttcaaacctttataacgtTATTATAATGtgaaggtagcttaaaaatatttttatgtacggTAACACGCAttgtcaagctttaatttataaattaaataataaataatcaaataccgtatttcaaATTTGGAgtacaaaatgaaacaaaatgttGTCATAAAAACATTAGTTATTTTATCATTCATCCACACGGCACAAGCCTGCAATTACACCTCATTAATAAActctataaaaataacttaatttccACTACTCCTCTTCCACTTCGTCGTCTGTCGTGAACTCGCTCTCGTTGCCTCCCTGTGgggacaaaaaaaatacaaaatattaaaaaaaaaacttgtctcTAGCGGGAATCTTCGGAAGTATTTCGTCTACTCGTGTACGAAATCACAAAGCGCTCTTTTTAGTACTGAACCAAAAGTGAATGCCAGCAGCTGTCGGTAGCCCTTTGCCAGGCAAGGGCTAcatacacaatattttagactatcgcagtcattactaattttatgaaaccgaatttaattcataaaattaaggGCTACATAgtggcaaataaataataggtttcataaaattcaaataaaatgttttcgaatttataatatcacAAGTAAAAATtcgaaaacattttatttgaattttattaaaaatttaaacaataacaTCAAAATAGAATTgttcttttgtcaaaaaaaaaatgtgacatttGTGGCTGTGTTTGAGTGGCTATTTGTAGTACGTACAATTCCTAAAATAGCTGTCAAATCtctcatatttatttatgtagcatATAAGACTTTTATAAAACAGTACAAGCTGCGGGCCACGGATAGGCACGGGTAGGCAACCGCTGGTCTGTGGTACTGGCTGCTTCAGGGGTTCTCATTACCTGGTCATTGTTGTCCGTATCTGACTCGGAGAGGTCCCACTGCGGGTGGTCGGCCGGCACGGCGGCCGCCTCCTTTACGTCCAGCTTCATGTCTTGCTGCTGGTCCATGCCGATGTAAGAGTCTGCGGAAATGGCACTGATTAGACTGCTATACCAACTTCATCTTCCAGTGGCTGCCCAAGGGCGGAAGGGTCTCTGGAGTGGGGGGTGTCTCGAGGGACTAACCCCCGTCTCCAAGTCTTGAGCATCTTTCGATCAAGGTCCAAATAGGTTCTGCCACAAACAGTAGCCTCTGGTAGCTCCATTAGTTAGTGATCCTGATTCACCAACACCATATTATCCATAACACATTTGCTGCTAGATAAAGACCTCCGAGTTCCAAAACGAACAgtcctggccctatactatgaagtgcaacattcgaaattcgtatctttGCCTTTCTGCTGACgatgacgcttatgttatttaatacgagagtagaAGGGTAGAGGGGAGAGGGTGGGGTGTGGTGtcaggttagaattacacctctccattccttccgtggatgtcgtaagaggcgactgaggatataggttaatgtataccgtaggcgacaggctagcaacctgtcactattgtaccgtttttgtcaaacttaaaacctaaagttgctaaaagtggctccgaagccgtaacgtttcgtgtgctctgcctaccccatttgggaatacaggcgtgatgtttgtgtgtgtatgtgtagaAGGGacgacagtacgatacgaacttcgattttcgaatttcgtagtagccccctgaggTGCCCGCATCCAACTTACCATAAAAAGCTTTCGAACTTAccataaaaagttatgtaaagaataaccatcagtataaaataaacctcactgtaataatattacgcttatttatcttattctaattttaatacaatatgacctTTTGTCATgatagaaacaaaacaaaatcagtATTTTCGAATTCTTCTATCGTTAATTTTaatagagaacaccccgccttacCACACTGCTTttgtttggaagtatatagagctgctatactgtgtctacttctcttggtgggtatcataattttttttcccgaaatttttttatgtttttcgaaattcgttgGTTCTATACTCactaatataaaatgtaaagtTTGTGAGGTAGGGAGGGAGTGagtatatgtttgttacttcttcacgctgaaacggctggacggatttggatgaaatttggcaaaaaaatagtttataacctggattaaaacaaaggatactttttatcccgatattcccacgggatagggataaaatcttgaaataacaaccgcagagcttagagtcatgaaatttggtatgtaggttgctggacgtctggaataacacacaggctactttttatcccgatattcccacgggatagggataaaatcttgaaataaaaaccgctgggcttagagtcatgaaatttggtatgtagatagctgtacatctggaataacacataagctactttttatcccgatattcccacgggataaaatctcgaaatttggcatggttgttataatataacgtcaatgaaaaccacgacgTAATTTCAcggaaattcccacgagaatttaataaaatcccggaatatcaattcaactgctgtatctaatgatttacgcgtgcgaagccgtgggtaaacgctagtatgtAATAAAAAGTACCTGAGCGCAAGCAGGCGGCGAGCGTGTAGAGGCCGGGCCAGCGCGGCGCCGTGAACCGCAGCTGCAGCTCGTGCTCCTGCAGCAGCGCCGTGCAGTGCGCCGGCGCCGTCAGCAGCGTGTGAGACTTGCGGTCGCATATGTAGCACCACCAGTACTCTTGCTTatcctgttaaaaaaataaactgtttatttcaataataacaaaaaaaacttccgCTTAGACtctaatcttaatatttaaagatttttagcGAATCTATTAATAACCTTAATAGTATAAGTCAAAAGTTACGACAATGGGGCTAAGCTGTTTCACTCTCTCTTCTCTTCTGTTCGGGTAAATGACATACATTGTATGATGCGGTATGGCAATGGTATGGCCGTGTTGGCAATGTATAGTTTAATCAGGAGTATAGCCCTatactgcgaaattcgaaaatcgaaatatCGTACGtgagtgagaaggacggtacgatacgaacttcgaatttcgtagtaacccctcAGTTGAGGGGgcgttcaagtattacgtaacgcaatATTTAAAGATGGATAGCAatagcaaagtaacgcctatttcgcctgtcaagaaacccacATTGAAAAAACTATCTATTATCCTATTTTTGTTCCCGAAATCGCCAACCAGTTCCTTACGAAAAAGGTTAGAAGTAAATTTAATGTATGTTGAATTTCAACCTTATTCCTTGTTGAGTAGGTTTAGAAGAGGAAACTAGCGTATTCAACACTTCTTGTTGAGTGTCGGGCggttgtaaaatgtaaaaaacattattcttaACCTTCCAAGGTGGTTATTGTCTGGTCATACTAAGACCTCGTTATCTTAATTTATGGTTAACTAAACTAGACAATAGCAATGTAGTCTTAAGTGGATGAGCTCAGATCAAACTTTGAACTGAGctcatccactcaaagtttTAAGTTTGAAGTTCAAAGCAGAAATATACCATCTGCTAAAATATTCAGAATGTCGGAGACAGCACGGTCATGAGTAGACATTCAACGGTAGCGCAGCGCGTGGTTGATTATGATTGGTCGATCTCTCTGTGACGTCACAAAGGACCGGTTGACCTGTCATGGCGCGCTAGGACGGAGCTGGATTGCCAAGATTCATACATTACTGTACATCCTCTTGCTGGATGCGCTAGAGACTAGACGTATAGACCGACTACGGAACTTTCCATGCTACCTTGTACCTATGGATGTTGTTTGctgattataatttaattattattattattataagtgttgatttgattaatttggtTGTGTCATTGCTCGATCTCCAAATCTCACCCATTACGATGTTAGGTGAAAAAACCATAACTGTACCTTTCCACGACacagaatttatttttaaacactttGTATGCTTTGTTTGCAGTTTCAAATACCAACCTGTGGGAAGTATGGACAGTGGACGGGATGCGAGCTCTTGGAGCGGCCCTCGAGCCGCTCCCGCTTCTGCAGCCGTTTCTGGAACTTGTCCCACTGGTCGTCGTCGTCCTCCGCGCCCGAAGACTTGCGAGACTCCTCGGAGCCCGAGTCCCGGGAGCCGGAGGACTCAGAACAGGACTCGTCGGCGGAATCCTCGTCTGTCgacaaaagaaaatgtttgttaCAACAATGAAGACGATCAGACACAAGGCGAGGATGCACACATccgcgaggaatgtgtttttcattcatcaatagaaagaaagaaagaaaaaatttattcgtgacaaagaatggataaaaaaaaagaaaaaatatatagttatgcatagtcaaaataccacgcacaggacttatcacgctagcaCACACGAGGAGGTGCACGGGGCTTAGGGGGGGTGTGTGTGAAGTGTGgtgaagtgtgtgtgtgtgtgtgtgtgtgtgtgtgtgaaggggtgacaaataaaaattaccaagtGCGATTAGTTCCTGATACGAGTGTcggtactttttgtgatcaagtgcgggtagttcgaaggactcgcgctgctaggcagacttgacaccccacacttcagtccactcgtgaccacggccgctgtaatgttgccgaaacgtcgaggtaaatattactcgtgtgttttagcgtgataagtcctgtgcgtggtattttgactatgagtgaaaatcatgaaagtttaagacattatagtTATgcttgtcacgaaatggtcccaaatcagcaatctgccggtcttgcgaacggcaaCGCATCGCGTCCtagcacagcacatctctattGACAACAGCTGAGCGaggcgaggcgaggtaaatgaagagtttctttTGGTACATGAagaacacattcttcgcaacacatcctcacatcTCGGGTGGAAACGGAGTCGTGCCACATACCTTCATCGTCCTTCTTCTTTGGTTCCTTTTCCCTCTTTTTCCCAGGGGGGGGCGGCGTGGCGGGctcggcgggcgcgggcgcgggcttGGCCGGCTGCTTAGCCGCGACGGGCTTCTTGGCTTTCTTGGCGGGCGCCTTCTTGGCCTGCTTCATCCAAACCGGCCTCTTGGGCGCCTCTTTTTTGTCCTTGTCGTTCTCCTCTGTTTTGTCATTGTCGCCCTTTTTCGTTTCGCCGCTGCCATCGTCGTCTTCCCTGGAGTcaatttttacatattttaatttttatattgttacttTCTTTTGaataactttttgttgttcgttttcgaatacaagttttttgctgCTTGTGCttattgttgactgtacctacttgcgttgtcatccaaactacatcaTAACATAATCATCACCATCTGTCTATACTGCCAAAAACCAAAAGCAATGCCtatttaaaaaacagttttgagttatttacactatgtgatgcagaatgcagaacattatagtattaaaaactcaaaagtgtacttttttttttagatacataccgccataggcctcccccaataaactacatatctgtaccaaacaAGACAGCTAAAGTGAGTGAAATTTGGCTTGCTTTGACCTTCACGAACATACAAACAAAGATGGCAAGTTAAGCAAAAGCTTTTAATAAGCCTGTATCTCAAAAACAGTTATATTGCTAAATAAACTTTACTAACTATGCTTTAAGGTACAGTTTAATTAACATCTTTATTTTAGATGCGACTTTTTTTCATAGTGTCAATTTTATATAACGTAATTCGACTAAAGCTGATTCAAACCTACTTGATGCTCTTTTCTTTGATGGTTGTATCACCAAATAGCTCCTTCATGTTTGTTCTTCTCAGGAACACTGTGACTGTTACGATGGCGCCAGCCGTTACAACCGTTGAGTTTTCATCGTCAATAACTACAAGAAAACAGTAATTCACATTATAGATACACTTGTAAATATATTACACAAATCAAAATGTTCACTGGGTGtcaaaatacaatgcatttgAGAAAAAGATTTAGCATACGTTTAGTTATTTCGTTTGactcattgaataaataaaaaataaagaaaatatcatgggacaatttgaCATCAactaacctagtcccaaactaagcaaggcttgtattatgggtacagtcagcatcaaaagtagctggttacttttctactctgtcacattaacacatttatcATGTATGGCGCCAAGTACGTGGctataaaacgacaaagtacaaaagtagcCAGCTACCTttgatgttgactgtactaggtaacggataaacacacttatatagatatagattgaAAACGATTGTTCATTCATAGAGACAACTTCagagtttatattttttagttccATTGATACCAAATAATTGAAATACTCACCCAAATGCATAAATAATGAAgtcacttaaaaattaaaaatactacaGTAAACAGGGTTGTCAGATCACATGCGAAAATAATTATTGCATGTTATGTTCGACACCCAGTAAGAACCAAAACTATAATTCACCTTCAGTATTCACTTGGAAATGTATGTAAGGCATATTTCCCAACACTTTCATGACGTCATCATACTGCTTGTCATTCAAAAACCTCATGACTTGCCGCCTCTCTTCACCAGGCAACTGAGCCAGTTGGAGTAAAGATTTGATGTGCTTTTTCCTGTTAGTGAAGTATTTGAGGTGGTCTTCCGTGATGTAAGGTAGCTGAAGAAGAGGTGATTTGTATTCCCAGAGACCCTGAACAATCATTGGTGACATCTTCATACAGTTCTCTATTGTCTCTATTGTAGGCAAACGGGGTACTGGAAAAGGcaataaagttaattaaataaaacagcaGCGTAATTAAACTCAGTTAGTGCCGTAATTAGTGTTTTATATGCCTGGTGCTAGTTTCTACAAAACGCACCCTTGAAAAACATGTGTTGGTCCCAGCGTGGTAAATATCGTAGATATACGATACGGCAATGATACATTCAACTAAAACGCCACTACATGCCGGTCACCCACATTGGCATGAATAAGTGAACCcacaagtaaaatatttaagtatacattTCACTGAATTTTTCGTTTTCTTGATCCGCGTAAATTTTTTAGCGCCATCAGAGAGCTTTAAAATTTCAGATAACTCCCACACATTCATGCGTccagtaataaataatgtagtacaTATTTGACGCGCACCTGAGTGACCATGGTTAGGCTAGTTCTAGCAGATTTGTTCGTTCCtgttatagataaatataattgttgCTGGtccaaaattgtattttatttcatttcgaaatattttacatacatttttgaaTGATCGAACAACTCGAGAAACTCGGGAAATTGGTCTGGGGAATTCTCGCAACTCTGGAAACAAAATGAGTCGAGAAATCGAAAACCCTACTCCTGTACGCAAATGATTGTCTAGAAGATACGACTGGCTATTGTCTGCACCCTGCATTTTGTGTCTATATAAATGTTTTGTACCGATTTGtggtgcattttttttttttttatttttttatttgactggatggcaaacgagcaagtgggtctcctgatggtaagagatcaccaccgcccatagccaactgcaacaccagggtattgcagatgcgttgccaacctagaggcctaagatggaatacctcaagtgccagttatttcaccgcaatgcaataaagaatattttgtattgtattagtaTTCGTTCAGCTGCGGTTATACGTACTTCTCCTAGCGTAAGCAAGCGCAATCAGCTGGTTGACGCAGTTCACCATTTCCACGATAAGGTCGGGGCAACGTGACACGACGTAACGCCGGTCGGCGTCGAGCGCTTCAGACGGCAGGCGCATGCGCGACAAGTGCGCATGGAGGAGCGCGCGCGCCTTTATACTGTACGGCCGGCAGAGAGGCTGCTCCTTGTTCTTTTCACCAAGATTTGGCAGGTCGCGGAGGAGCTGGAATTGCAGAGTATGATATACAGAAGTGTCTATATGGATAGTGGTGATCAGCCCAAAACAAAGACAAAAgatgaatgaaaaaagtttgtgattaatgttattttatataCAGATAAGATATAGGTTTACATTTGACCACAATCATACCTGATGGTAAGTATGGATATGGAGTAAGATGGAGCATGCTTGCCTAATGCCATTTACCCTAGATCTGAAGCTAGACACAAACAGGGCATTTCACTCCGGTCCCCAGCTGTCCAGATAATAAAGGACGAGCGAAAATGCTTGTGTTCCTCGTTAATACGACTTTACGATATTGAGCGacgcaagaaatagtgctagttaAGTCCACAAATTTTCATGTCAACTCTAAATTTCTAAATCAAGCATTATCTTACCATAGGCACTTCTTCATTATCAGTTATCCTTTCGATGACTTCAGAGTTGTGCCTGCGGTCAAATTCACATGACGCTGCCAGAATCATGAGGGCTCGTTTAAGAGGCATAGATGGAGTTTTATGACAGAAGTAGAAGTACATCTGTGTTGTATCTAGTAACACTTGTTCTCCAGAATAG
This Choristoneura fumiferana chromosome 12, NRCan_CFum_1, whole genome shotgun sequence DNA region includes the following protein-coding sequences:
- the Sec63 gene encoding translocation protein Sec63, encoding MGGQKFEYDESGSTFFYFVLSFLALILVPATFYYWPRKRKEDPAKQAELCQCPGCVKKQSIIEQSQPYKTLKNFFIKLAIIMGWVLLAFLAYKVSQFDYEMSNFDPYDILGLPPGATQAEIKKSYRKQSLILHPDKETGDEKAFMKLTKAYQALTDDEARRNWEKYGNPDGPGAMSFGIALPSWIVEKENSVWVLGLYALVFMVALPTVVGTWWYRSIRYSGEQVLLDTTQMYFYFCHKTPSMPLKRALMILAASCEFDRRHNSEVIERITDNEEVPMLLRDLPNLGEKNKEQPLCRPYSIKARALLHAHLSRMRLPSEALDADRRYVVSRCPDLIVEMVNCVNQLIALAYARRIPRLPTIETIENCMKMSPMIVQGLWEYKSPLLQLPYITEDHLKYFTNRKKHIKSLLQLAQLPGEERRQVMRFLNDKQYDDVMKVLGNMPYIHFQVNTEVIDDENSTVVTAGAIVTVTVFLRRTNMKELFGDTTIKEKSIKEDDDGSGETKKGDNDKTEENDKDKKEAPKRPVWMKQAKKAPAKKAKKPVAAKQPAKPAPAPAEPATPPPPGKKREKEPKKKDDEDEDSADESCSESSGSRDSGSEESRKSSGAEDDDDQWDKFQKRLQKRERLEGRSKSSHPVHCPYFPQDKQEYWWCYICDRKSHTLLTAPAHCTALLQEHELQLRFTAPRWPGLYTLAACLRSDSYIGMDQQQDMKLDVKEAAAVPADHPQWDLSESDTDNNDQGGNESEFTTDDEVEEE